A single window of Jiangella alkaliphila DNA harbors:
- a CDS encoding helix-turn-helix transcriptional regulator, with translation MKGTSARMLALLSLMQSRPAWTGSELAERLGVSARTIRNDVDRLRELGYPVDAARGAGGHYRLGAGARLPPLLLDDEEAVAVAIGLRAGNGVAGIEESSARALAKLEQVLPHRLRRQVTAIGDAMSRGPENTGSNVEDPVIDAAVLTTLAAAIRDHEAVRFDYRGAPADGPPLSVEPYRLVSWQRHWYLVGRDPAAGTWRPYRVDWISLRMRTGLRFEPAPLPGEDYTAFVLREVASTGWSVHARITVCAPAADVLARINPTVGVVESVDESTSVLVTGADSLEIIAVYIGMLGLDFRVTDPPELVEHVRVLGERYRRAIPPAPAADG, from the coding sequence ATGAAGGGGACTTCCGCACGAATGCTGGCACTGCTCTCGCTGATGCAGTCGCGGCCCGCCTGGACCGGCTCCGAGCTGGCCGAACGGCTCGGCGTCAGCGCGCGAACCATCCGCAACGACGTCGACCGGCTGCGCGAGCTGGGGTACCCGGTCGACGCTGCGCGGGGCGCCGGCGGGCACTACCGGCTCGGCGCCGGCGCCCGGCTCCCACCACTGCTGCTCGACGACGAGGAGGCGGTCGCCGTCGCGATCGGGCTGCGGGCCGGCAACGGCGTCGCCGGCATCGAGGAGAGCAGCGCACGGGCGCTGGCCAAGCTCGAGCAAGTGCTGCCGCACCGGCTGCGCCGTCAGGTCACGGCGATCGGCGACGCGATGTCGCGCGGGCCGGAGAACACCGGCAGCAACGTCGAGGACCCGGTGATCGACGCCGCCGTGCTCACGACGCTGGCGGCGGCGATCCGCGACCACGAGGCGGTGCGGTTCGACTACCGGGGCGCGCCTGCCGACGGGCCGCCGCTCTCCGTCGAGCCGTACCGGCTGGTCAGCTGGCAGCGGCACTGGTACCTCGTCGGCCGCGACCCGGCGGCTGGGACATGGCGCCCCTACCGCGTCGACTGGATCTCGCTACGCATGCGGACCGGGCTGCGGTTCGAGCCCGCGCCGCTGCCGGGCGAGGACTACACCGCCTTCGTCCTGCGCGAGGTCGCCTCGACCGGGTGGTCGGTGCACGCGCGCATCACGGTGTGCGCGCCGGCCGCTGACGTGCTGGCGCGGATCAACCCGACCGTCGGCGTCGTCGAGTCGGTGGACGAGTCGACGTCGGTCCTGGTGACCGGGGCCGACAGCCTGGAGATCATCGCCGTCTACATCGGCATGCTCGGGCTGGACTTCCGGGTGACCGATCCGCCGGAGCTGGTCGAACACGTCCGCGTGCTCGGCGAGCGGTACCGGCGGGCGATCCCGCCGGCTCCGGCGGCTGATGGGTGA